The Macrobrachium nipponense isolate FS-2020 chromosome 1, ASM1510439v2, whole genome shotgun sequence genome includes a window with the following:
- the LOC135220165 gene encoding neurotrophin 1-like, translating to MALALSVLLACAGVVLGHHPPAYGHPRPAYGHQQPSYKHSYCDPKKAPACAANSTLTYCLEDPEYPEYEIKGAISADHLFAKKYADIADQSADDLVDMVTKAQEEAFDYSYYTGASTGASPYDATHWAGPEGYICPSDVAYARPRRAQNVEGKWRVIVNDVHYYTQTARLETCLFPEAACRALAPCYKSHCTQKYVYHRLLSFDPCDAYKGLFIDIYKLPSACSCHVPA from the exons ATGGCTCTTGCTTTG TCGGTACTTCTGGCGTGTGCCGGAGTAGTTCTGGGTCACCATCCTCCAGCCTACGGGCACCCTCGCCCTGCCTATGGACACCAACAACCATCCTACAAGCACTCCTACTGTGACCCCAAGAAAGCTCCAGCCTGCGCAGCAAACTCCACCCTCACCTACTGCCTGGAGGACCCCGAATACCCCGAGTACGAAATCAAGGGCGCCATCAGCGCTGACCACCTCTTCGCCAAGAAATACGCTGATATAGCTGACCAGTCAGCTGACGACCTCGTAGACATGGTCACTAAGGCCCAAGAGGAAGCTTTCGATTACTCTTACTACACTGGGGCCTCTACTGGGGCCTCCCCATACGACGCTACCCACTGGGCAGGTCCTGAAGGCTACATCTGCCCCTCAGACGTCGCCTATGCCAGACCAAGACGTGCCCAGAACGTGGAGGGCAAGTGGCGTGTGATCGTCAACGACGTCCACTACTATACCCAGACTGCCCGTCTGGAGACCTGCCTGTTCCCAGAGGCCGCCTGCCGTGCCCTGGCTCCCTGCTACAAGAGCCACTGCACCCAGAAGTACGTCTACCACCGCCTCCTCTCCTTCGACCCCTGCGATGCTTACAAGGGCCTCTTCATCGACATCTACAAGCTGCCCTCAGCCTGCTCCTGCCACGTTCCAGCATAA
- the LOC135220164 gene encoding neurotrophin 1-like, whose translation MQYSSRNYSIIMALALSVFLACAGVVLGSHPPPYGHPRPAYGHHQPSYKHSYCDPTATPTCAVNSTLNYCLEDEEYPEYEIKGAISADHLFAKKYADIPDQSADDLVDMVTKAQEEAFDYSYYTGASTGDSPYDATHWGGPEGYICPSDVAYARPRRAQNVEGKWRVIVNDVHYYTQTARLETCLFPEAACRALAPCYKSHCTQKYVYHRLLSFDPCDAYKGLFIDIYKLPSACSCHVPA comes from the exons ATGCAGTACAGCTCTCGCAACTACAGCATCATCATGGCTCTAGCTTTG TCAGTATTTCTGGCGTGTGCCGGAGTGGTTCTTGGTTCTCATCCGCCGCCCTATGGCCACCCACGCCCTGCCTATGGACACCATCAGCCCTCCTACAAACACTCCTACTGTGACCCAACAGCCACCCCTACATGTGCCGTAAACTCTACCCTCAACTACTGCCTGGAAGATGAAGAATACCCGGAGTACGAAATCAAGGGCGCCATCAGCGCTGACCACCTCTTCGCCAAGAAATACGCTGATATACCTGACCAGTCAGCTGACGACCTCGTAGACATGGTCACTAAGGCCCAAGAGGAAGCTTTCGATTACTCTTATTATACTGGGGCCTCTACTGGAGACTCTCCATACGACGCCACCCACTGGGGAGGCCCTGAAGGCTACATCTGCCCCTCAGACGTCGCCTATGCCAGACCAAGACGTGCCCAGAACGTGGAGGGCAAGTGGCGTGTGATTGTCAACGACGTCCACTACTATACCCAGACTGCCCGTCTGGAGACCTGCCTGTTCCCAGAGGCCGCCTGCCGTGCCCTGGCTCCCTGCTACAAGAGCCACTGCACCCAGAAGTACGTATACCACCGCCTCCTCTCCTTCGACCCCTGCGATGCTTACAAGGGCCTCTTCATCGACATCTACAAGCTGCCCTCAGCCTGCTCCTGCCACGTCCCCGCCTAA